Proteins co-encoded in one Streptomyces sp. NBC_01283 genomic window:
- a CDS encoding endo-1,4-beta-xylanase: MGSYALPRPVIRRKIHGLLLALVVGVLGAAGALVAPPSAHAAETTLGAAAAQSGRYFGTAIASGRLGDSAYTSIAGREFNSVTAENEMKIDATEPQRGQFNFTAGDRVYNWAVQNGKQVRGHTLAWHSQQPGWMQNLSGGTLRQAMVEHINGVMTHYKGKIAQWDVVNEAFADGSSGARRDSNLQRTGNDWIEVAFRTARAADPSAKLCYNDYNVENWTWAKTQAVYAMVRDFKQRGVPIDCVGFQSHFNSDSPYNSNFRTTLQSFAALGVDVAITELDIQGASATTYANVTNDCLAVARCLGITVWGVRDTDSWRPEHSPLLFNGDGSKKPAYTAVLNALNGGSTTPPSGTGQIKGVASGRCLDVPSASTTDGTQLQLWDCHNGTNQQWTHTAARELRVYGNKCLDAAGTSNGTKVQIYSCSGADNQKWRLDSDGSIVGVQSGLCLDAVAAGTANGTLTQLYSCSNGSNQRWTRT, translated from the coding sequence ATGGGCTCGTATGCCCTTCCCAGACCCGTTATCCGCCGAAAGATCCACGGCCTGCTGCTGGCGCTGGTCGTCGGCGTCCTCGGCGCGGCCGGCGCACTGGTCGCGCCGCCGTCCGCACACGCCGCCGAGACCACGCTCGGCGCCGCGGCGGCGCAGAGCGGCCGCTACTTCGGCACCGCCATCGCTTCGGGCAGGCTGGGCGACTCGGCGTACACGTCGATCGCGGGCCGTGAGTTCAACTCGGTGACGGCCGAGAACGAGATGAAGATAGACGCCACCGAACCGCAGCGGGGCCAGTTCAACTTCACCGCCGGTGACCGCGTCTACAACTGGGCGGTGCAGAACGGCAAGCAGGTGCGCGGTCATACCCTGGCCTGGCACTCCCAGCAGCCCGGCTGGATGCAGAACCTCAGCGGCGGCACGCTGCGCCAGGCGATGGTCGAGCACATCAACGGCGTGATGACCCACTACAAGGGCAAGATCGCCCAGTGGGACGTCGTGAACGAGGCTTTCGCCGACGGCAGTTCGGGAGCCCGGCGCGACTCCAACCTGCAGCGCACCGGCAATGACTGGATCGAGGTCGCCTTCCGCACCGCGCGCGCAGCCGACCCGTCCGCCAAGCTCTGCTACAACGACTACAACGTCGAGAACTGGACCTGGGCCAAGACCCAGGCCGTGTACGCCATGGTCCGAGACTTCAAGCAGCGCGGCGTACCGATCGACTGCGTCGGCTTCCAGTCGCACTTCAACAGCGACAGCCCCTACAACAGCAACTTCCGCACCACGCTGCAGAGCTTCGCCGCTCTCGGCGTCGACGTGGCCATCACCGAACTCGACATCCAGGGCGCCTCGGCCACGACCTATGCCAACGTGACCAACGACTGCCTGGCCGTCGCGCGCTGCCTCGGCATCACCGTCTGGGGTGTGCGCGACACCGACTCCTGGCGACCGGAGCACTCGCCGCTGCTGTTCAACGGCGACGGCAGCAAGAAGCCCGCCTACACCGCCGTCCTCAACGCCCTCAACGGCGGTTCCACTACGCCTCCTTCGGGCACCGGGCAGATCAAGGGCGTCGCTTCGGGCCGCTGCCTGGATGTGCCCAGCGCCAGTACTACTGACGGCACCCAGCTCCAGCTGTGGGACTGCCACAACGGCACCAACCAGCAGTGGACCCACACCGCCGCTCGTGAGCTCAGGGTCTACGGCAACAAGTGCCTGGACGCCGCCGGCACCAGCAACGGCACCAAAGTCCAGATCTACAGCTGCTCGGGCGCCGACAACCAGAAATGGCGCCTCGACTCCGACGGATCCATCGTCGGCGTCCAGTCCGGCCTCTGCCTCGATGCCGTCGCAGCCGGCACCGCCAACGGCACCCTGACCCAGCTCTACTCCTGCTCTAACGGCAGCAACCAACGCTGGACCCGCACCTGA